The segment ACAGAATTAATATGTTGGGGTAATATAGCCTCTCGCTGCTTGATTTTTTCTATGTTCAACTCTGGGTCGAGTATCATTTGGTATAACTCAGAAGATAAAATCAAtctattttaatatcattctgaaTTGATGATGAAAGGAGAATCGCAAGGATCTACTTGCGTTCTTTTTTTGGCAGTCGAAGTCCAATCATGATATAAGATTAAGAGTGGCAAttggatcagatcaaatcagatatggatcggatcaaaaaatcatcaatccaaatccGATTTGTTTATTAAACGagtcaaaaattcaaacataaaaccaacttatttattaaacagataattcaATCCGATCCGTTTAACCCATTCATTAAACAAGTCAAATTAGATTAAAACGAGTTTAACAGGTTAAATCAATTGGGTTAAATTAGTTAGAAACATGTTAATCaagttttaaataggttaaatatgtcttaaatggattaaacagatcggattaaatcgatcagaaacagattaaatagattagataagttaaatgggttatctgactcaattcggcctgaatattaaacggattaaacggatcagatatctaaaatctaaatttgattcaaatattaaatagattaaataagtcgatctatttatgatctaaatccatttagtctaaatccaaatttatttataGTGGATCGAATACGAATTGGATTGacggatcggatcatattttatcGGTGCTATATAAGAAACACATGTTATCGATTAAGATCAGATAATATTTTTACCAAGTATTTAAACTTCATCAATTAGGTTTTGACACGAGATCATGGTGGGCAATTACTCAAGAGAATGATGCATTAATGGAACACAACTATGGTAGCTAATTTTGTTTTGACTGTACATGATAATTTGGCAATAACTAAAATGCCCGTAATAGATCAAATTAAGACTAATGTTCCACGATTAATAACTAATGGATAATATCAACTAGTGCAATTAATGAACTTTTTCATTTTGGCGAACAATTAATGAAGTATTTCAAGGATAATAATTATCTGATTGTAAGAAATTTCCATAATTAGATTTGGTATGGGATTCATACCGGTCAAACTAGATCTTATCAACTCTGCATTGGAATGTTGTAACTTCCCCCATTTACCGTAGGAATTAAAGTAACTAAAAGTAGATTAAATTAAACAATTAAAAGGGAATGAACACTACGAGATTCAGCGTTAGTTCCAACCTACCCCAGCAGCCGCAACAGCAGAGCTGAAACCGATCCAGGCTGTCCATCTCCGACGCGAAACCACGTTGACCGGTGGGGCCAACCTGCCAACCGTCCATCACGTGGAGGCAAAAACGAAAACAAACTCCAACTCTACGATCTCCATCCGACCGCAGCAACCACCACGAAGCGCCGTAGCAAGGACGGAGCCGCCTTCCTTTACCGCGAAGTTACGAACCTCATAAATACGCGCAATtcttttacttaaaaaaataattccaaCCCAATACGGTTGATGCGTATGTTAACCGTCCTCGATACGCGTCGACGACCTCTTGCTTTCCCCTCCTATAAAGCCCTCCGTTCCCCCAATTCGCTCTCAGTTCTTGGTATCGGAGATTTCTCGACCCCGATCTCGGCCGCCGGCGAGAACAAGGAGGGAGAGAGATGAGCTACTACAACCAGCAGCAGCCACCCGTCGGTGTCCCTCCTCCCCAAGGTAGCGATTTCTCTCTTGAATTCGTTGTCGAATTTCTGTGGTTTGGAGGGTTTCTGATGGAGTTGTTTTTGGGTGATGATTAGGGTATCCACCGGAGGGGTATGGGAAGGAGGCCTATCCGCCGCCGGGGTATCCTCAGCAGGGATACCCTCCGCAAGGTTACGCGCAGGGGTATCCGCCTCAGGGGTATCCCCAGCAGGGCTACCCTCCGCCGTACGCCCAGGCTCCGCCTCCGCAGCAGCAGAGCAGCGGGCCGACCTTCCTCGAAGGATGGTacgaatctctctctctctctctctctctctctctctctcacccacacacacacacgcacactctTCTAGGGCTGGATTTTGCCCGTCGGAGGGCCATGAGGGATTCCTCACCTGGAGATCCAACGGTCCACGGACTCTCCTGGCGGGCGGTTATCGCGCGCACCACGCCATCGTATTCCGTCGATCCGGCGGTCGCTACGACCGCATCGCTGGCGCACGATAGCAGATCGGCCCCTTTTTCCGGTCCAGAGATCGGCCGTTTATTTAGGTGGCGGATCTGCGCCGTGATCCGGCGATCTGAAGGGGGGCTATCTCCGGCGCACGATAGCAGATGCCCCTCCCCCTGCTGGAGCGGGGGTGGGGGGAGGGGCTATCGTGCGCACCCCCCCAGTCGGTGCTGCTGTCGTAGGCGACGACGTGACGTGTCTGCCACTTCTTATCTCCTTCGTTATTCCCAATTTGCCCCTCTTCCCAAAGTATTCGAATCTTTTTCCCCTCAATctctttaaataaaataaaataaaataaacttcaCGAGTTTGGCAATGCTTTCTTCTTTGTTCCCGTGTTCTaaactctctccctctctctctcgctctatcTCTTTCTCTATCTCAACTTTTTTGGGTTTTATTTTGTACAGCTTGGCCGCACTATGTTGCTGCTGCCTTTTGGATGCCTGCTTCTGAGACGGTAtgagggcttgatccaatcacaGGGTTTTGgcttgcagcagcagcagcagtagcagtagcagcagcagcagcagcagcgtcATGTATGCAAGTCGGTGGGTCGTCGTCAGCTTCTTTCTTAGGAAACACGTTATCTTACTCTAAAGCTTCCATtttcctccctttttctccttccctccttgtCGACGTGACCCGGAATTGGATTTGGCTAGGTATCATTCTCTAgtagtttagaagattaaaaaaaaaaaacaataatggAGACTTGTTGGATGCTTTGGCGTGTCAATTATTCGTGTTTAATTGTACTCTTTGGTATGTTCACATCTTTTTATATATTGCTGTTATGTTAGTGTTGTTGttgtcttgattttttttaaggaTCAATAATAACGCAGATTTGGGCTTTGGCTTGATAAGAGACAAATCGTTAGAGGCAAATCTATGTTCAATCTGGCAAAGTTTGAGAATGTATGATGTTTTGTGACGAAATTTTTGATCAGTACGCGGCTGAATGAATTGCTTGTTATGGAGCAGTATAGTGCATATAAATTCTGAGTGGAATTGGTGTTCCTCAGCTTGGAGGATGTTAACCCTAATGATTACAGGGTTGGTATACCATGAGATGTTTGCATTTATTGGGCGCGCAAAGATGAGGTTGGATCTGAGTTGAGGGCTTAGCTTGATTGTATGGCGAATATCCTAGCACAATGGGTCATCATGCTTGAAGTAATCATCTCCAACCGGAGCCCTTTTTCTCTTGACTGAATGATACTTCCAAgtattctcaaaaaataaattgaatcaaaattattCAATTGTTCTTCCATTATACGAGAATTATACAATTTTTCACGAATTATTcatgattaaataaaaatatttataaattaatactgGCATATATTATTGttaatgtgatttttttttttttttttttgtactatcATTTGTTAGTTTTTCTcttctatattatttttaaataaataaatttaaaaatatgttaAAAGTCTATGTTTTAACTTTATTTTTTGAGTTATGGTTATGCCTTTCAAATTTTTGATGATgtttttgggttttttttttttccaaattctGAACCATTGGGTTGTTCCTGAACACCCAACGTCTTTCTTTTGGTAAAAAAAATCATCCCGAACTAACCCTACGGTTACTGGAGGTGTGTTTCATGTTGCTTAAAATTAATTCTAAATAACTTTCAAagggaaaaaaattatttttattaaaataaatgttTGATAATAATGTCTAAAAAATGtttgtataagaaaaaaaatcaataaaatatttttagggAGATATTCATagactgattttttttctttgttttcttaaataaaattatataaaaattaaaatagtgtTTAGCACATGCAATGCAGGTGGTACTATCTTTCCACCTAGGAGGTGAGATCGGATCGAGTTAATTAGCTAGAGATTGGAGGTCGAATTGATTAGTTGGAGACTTGAACTTGGTTCggtttaaaatattttgatatgaaaCTTAAGTCAAGAACAAAATCAAGTCTTAATATAAAATCTTGAATtacatttgataaaaaaaaaatttaatattcgagatcaatttgattcaatttggatattaattaagttatatttaaaattataattaaaaaatataatcaaaataaaataatatattattatatatttaaatattaaattaataatatttattgtaaaaaatataatattattaaaaatatatatttaattagttttatgattttttgagttgaatattttattattcaagCACGATTCAGAAAATTGTTTCAGCTATTCATGTTTGATTTAAGCTCAGTAATAATTGAGCTGAGGCAAACTCTAGCAACTTATGAATTACTCAATTCATTTACATCTCTATTTTGGATCTGCAAGTATTCGATGCGTCCCTAGTTCAATCCGAGCCTACTTGTATGTAGGTTGGGTATGGGTCCAAAGGTAGGTCCTTGATTTGCATCAAGCAATATTAGTGCTGttaataaatttttcaatttctAAACTTtcattatgtatatatatttattttggtAAGATAAACTTccgttatataaaattttattttataacttAATTATCTAACAACAATAAAAACAACCATGTGTTAGAACATGTTTAAATTTCGTACTTGACATTAAAACTGTGTTTTCAAGTTTTAATCAATCACTATTACTATTAAGTGTGCTATTCGTGATTAAATATTTCGTGCCTGTAACTGGATATTTTATTCATAAGAGCTTCTTTAGCATAGATTGTTATAACTTGATTGGTTGTTCAAGATTTACTTGAAGTCCAGATCCCATTCGAATCAATTTAAACCCATGCATATTGGTAGGGCAAGGGCACACATCAGGCCGACCTGAAGATCTGAtagatcttatgatattttattacatGAAGCTGGACTCGACCCAATGCTTCGATAGGCTGATATGGAGCAAAACTTAGACCGAACCTAATATGGAAACATACTAACATCCCTAGCTGcatgacttttttttttgttggcacCAATGGGAGCTACAACTCCATTAAAAGATAACATAAAAGATACTACAGAATCTGAATATTACGTCATAGCTATGCAATCCACACCAACTTAGCCAACTTAGCCCACTTATCCTAATACACAACTTACAACAGAGAGACAATGgccaaaatatggaaagaaacTCTCCAGATCTAGAGAATATACAAATCCTGCTGTCACTCGTCTCTCTGAACATGTAACAATACACAGTTTAGTCTTTAAGCTAGGAAAGAGTCAGGTGTAGGGAAGATAACAAAACAGTGCCCATTCCACCCAGTTAAGAATCCACGAGACCTCCTCATTATGAGGAAAACAATGCCTTTGATGACCTCTGAAACAATAACCTGCACTGGAAAGAATCTACCCCTTCAGGCCGCAAATTCCTCAGCTGCCACctgaagaagaaagcaaacaaCAGATTATAAAGAGCATACTCAGCAGTGACCCTTGCTCTATCTTCTAGCGAGCCATCAGCTTTGAAACTAACTTGTGCCATTGTGGTTTGGTGAAACACCCAGCTTGCATTGTCCACAGCATCCAGGTGTACCCATTCAACCCTGATATGATCCTACCAGGTCCCAGGTACTTATAAAGCCAGTCTTGTATTTGAGAACACGCTAAGAAACATGCAATTGAGACATACAAGAAGAAACCAAGCTAAAATATGAACTCAGAGCTGATATTGTGAAGGTGGCTCAGATAAGTATCCCAACATTTCAGCATGAGTCTGGAGTAGACCAGCCGATCAGGGAATGCACACGTCCTTCTTGCATGACTAGAATATAGAAAGATTAAAATTCCAGCTTTCATCAACATCATCATCGTTCCAATAAAATCCCACATAAATCTGACCGAAGGATATCCGCAAGATCAGGATGCACCTGATCATCTGAATCAATGTCAAAATCAGCCTCCCGAGCTTTGTTGGCTAAATAATCAACCCCTTTGTTAGCCTTCCAAAAAATATACGAGATACTAAAGTTTTGGGGTAATTGTTTCTACGAGTGCAGATCTTGTAACAATGGGCGAAGCGTTCGAGTGTTTCCAGGATGTTTAGAAAGCCACTGAACTACGATTGAAGAGTCACCTTCCATCCAGGGTTGTAGAGCCTGTATCTCAAGGATAGCCACTTGCATCCCCAACCAGGCAGCAACCATCTCTGCAAAAGGAATTAATGAGGGTGGCAATCTCTTGCCTCCAACTCTCAGGAAtctttcttgataatcaaaaataaTGAAAGCCGCTGCAGCTTCAGTGGAAGTCACCCAAGCATCAAAATTCAGCTTGAGAACTTCCATGAGAGGACCATGCCAACACACACCAATAGGACTCCTACTATTAGAATGAGTACAATTCCTAGCTCTCTAGTGCCATGATTGGTTCTCTCGTTGCAATAGGTACATGCCGAACTGAATTAGGCAGCATATGCAAAGCTTTTCTAATTAGCTGAAAAGGAGTCAAGTATATGTTCGGAAATATCCTTTTATTCCGGGCTTTCCATAACAACCAAGCAACACACGCCATAAAATGTTTCGTTCCCTtttctcaaatttaatttttaacgatataattttagcgatgaaatttatttcatcgcaaataattaaatttttataacgaaatttaaatttcatctcCAAAAATcgggtatttgcgacgaaaaaaattacattgcaaaaagatatatcttttgcaacgaaaattttatttttgttgctagaagttgatctttagcgacgaactttttttttcattacaaaaaataattttttttacgatgaaatatttttttcgtagtaaaaaaatatttttctgcgACAAAAAAAATTGTTGCAAAAAAATTAcattttttatgacaaaattgatatttcgttgcaaaaaataaaggcttttgcgaccaattttatttatatttagcgacgaaactatttcgtcgctaaattttattttgttgaaaaaattttaatattttgcgacgaaattttaaatttcgttgctagaaattgatctttagcgatgaaattttttttcatcgcaaaaaattattttttttggcgacgaaaaaatttttcattgctaaatttttttttt is part of the Elaeis guineensis isolate ETL-2024a chromosome 15, EG11, whole genome shotgun sequence genome and harbors:
- the LOC105057960 gene encoding uncharacterized protein; protein product: MSYYNQQQPPVGVPPPQGYPPEGYGKEAYPPPGYPQQGYPPQGYAQGYPPQGYPQQGYPPPYAQAPPPQQQSSGPTFLEGCLAALCCCCLLDACF